In the Chryseobacterium sp. MYb264 genome, one interval contains:
- a CDS encoding PfaD family polyunsaturated fatty acid/polyketide biosynthesis protein: protein MIVHCFPGKISKIKAAEALINDYKEIITTADEIIGFPLKNVITQDHLLSQIKYSDPIIFVINALIYLNTKSPKPDFLSGYGVGEYNALLASGGFDFPTGLKIVNERAHIISKFKRGKMAVVKNVTVDEIQWMLKSHHCHTIDISAHHSAKEFSISGKSTDILKMKTVFENSGAEYLMDHSEGAFHSRYMKGAINEFSEYLNKYTFNDLQIPVIAGIDGKPYQNNSVKKNLILQLINPVLWHESVEYLKQSGVNEFREIVFDDDHVVQNIKALPEQDFSDQIIPKVNISDLGSKSYQKRYHTTSSYAAGGMYKGVSSSDLVIALGKNSMMSYLGSGGLPLQKVEMEIVRIQKELGADLPFGINIVYNIYNSDREKEMIDLCLKYGVRNIEAAAYMSVTPQLVKFRLNGLKKTDHTIMAENNIQAKVSIPEIAIQFMKPAPENIVMDLYRKGEISKEEMEYAKYVPVASDICVEADSGGHTDRGILSILLPAVIKLRDEFCEKYNYPEIIHIGAAGGIGNPESAAAAFILGADYIVTGSINQCTVEAGTSNTVKDLLEKITIHDTAYAPAGDMFELGAKVQVVKKDTFFPMRASRLYDIYSRYNSLDEIDAAERSRIEKKFFGKTFQEVFEECKKYHSENNILKAENDPKYKMAMIFKWYFGLSSKMALAGEENHIANFQIHCGSALGSFNHWVKGTALEHWRNRKVAVVATSLLECTANHFAQFIQQYANKVSLVNT, encoded by the coding sequence ATGATTGTACACTGTTTTCCCGGGAAAATATCAAAGATAAAAGCTGCTGAAGCATTAATTAATGATTATAAAGAAATCATTACAACAGCAGATGAAATTATAGGTTTCCCATTAAAAAATGTAATAACCCAAGATCATCTTTTAAGCCAGATAAAATATAGTGACCCGATTATTTTTGTCATCAATGCGCTTATTTATTTAAATACAAAAAGTCCCAAACCCGATTTTTTATCAGGGTACGGAGTCGGAGAATACAATGCTTTGCTCGCTTCAGGCGGTTTTGATTTTCCGACAGGGCTTAAAATAGTTAATGAGAGAGCTCATATTATATCAAAATTCAAAAGGGGGAAAATGGCGGTTGTGAAGAATGTAACGGTAGATGAAATTCAATGGATGTTAAAAAGCCATCATTGCCATACGATTGATATTTCGGCGCATCATTCAGCCAAAGAATTCAGCATATCTGGAAAATCAACTGATATTTTGAAAATGAAAACGGTATTCGAAAATTCCGGAGCCGAATATTTAATGGATCATTCAGAAGGTGCTTTTCATTCAAGGTATATGAAAGGAGCCATCAATGAGTTTTCAGAGTATTTAAATAAGTACACATTCAATGATCTTCAAATCCCTGTAATTGCTGGGATTGATGGAAAGCCATATCAAAATAATTCCGTCAAAAAAAATCTGATTCTACAACTGATCAACCCTGTTTTATGGCATGAAAGTGTAGAATATTTAAAGCAATCCGGAGTGAATGAATTCAGGGAAATTGTTTTTGATGATGACCACGTCGTGCAGAATATAAAAGCACTTCCGGAACAGGATTTTTCAGATCAAATTATACCAAAAGTAAATATTTCAGATTTAGGATCAAAAAGTTACCAAAAAAGATATCATACAACATCTTCCTACGCGGCAGGTGGAATGTACAAAGGGGTTTCTTCATCAGATCTGGTGATCGCTTTAGGCAAAAATTCAATGATGAGCTATCTGGGCAGTGGCGGTTTGCCTTTACAAAAAGTGGAGATGGAAATCGTCCGAATTCAGAAGGAATTGGGAGCAGATTTACCTTTTGGAATCAACATCGTTTATAATATTTATAATTCTGACCGGGAAAAAGAAATGATAGATCTCTGCCTGAAATATGGAGTTAGAAATATCGAAGCAGCCGCTTATATGAGCGTTACGCCACAGTTGGTGAAATTCAGACTTAATGGATTAAAAAAGACAGATCATACAATTATGGCTGAAAATAATATTCAGGCCAAAGTTTCTATTCCGGAAATCGCCATACAATTTATGAAGCCGGCACCCGAAAATATCGTGATGGATTTGTACAGGAAAGGTGAAATATCAAAAGAGGAAATGGAATATGCAAAATATGTTCCCGTAGCCAGTGATATTTGTGTGGAAGCTGATTCCGGAGGTCATACTGACCGTGGCATTCTATCAATTTTATTACCTGCTGTTATCAAATTGCGGGATGAATTTTGTGAAAAATATAATTATCCGGAAATCATCCATATCGGTGCAGCCGGAGGCATAGGAAATCCGGAATCTGCCGCAGCGGCATTTATATTGGGAGCCGACTATATTGTGACAGGCTCCATCAATCAATGCACAGTGGAAGCAGGAACCAGCAACACGGTGAAAGATCTGTTGGAAAAAATAACGATACACGACACAGCGTATGCTCCTGCGGGAGATATGTTTGAGCTGGGAGCCAAGGTTCAGGTGGTGAAAAAAGATACATTTTTTCCAATGAGGGCAAGCAGGCTCTATGATATCTATAGCCGTTACAATTCTTTGGATGAAATAGATGCTGCTGAGAGAAGCCGGATTGAGAAAAAATTCTTCGGAAAAACCTTTCAGGAAGTTTTTGAAGAGTGTAAAAAATACCATTCGGAAAATAATATTCTGAAAGCTGAAAATGATCCGAAATATAAAATGGCAATGATTTTCAAATGGTATTTTGGATTGAGCTCAAAAATGGCATTAGCGGGAGAAGAAAACCATATCGCGAATTTTCAGATCCACTGCGGCTCGGCGTTAGGAAGCTTTAACCATTGGGTGAAAGGCACAGCGCTCGAACACTGGCGGAATAGAAAAGTAGCGGTTGTGGCAACCTCTTTACTGGAGTGTACGGCAAATCACTTTGCTCAGTTTATACAGCAATATGCCAACAAAGTATCACTGGTTAACACATAA
- a CDS encoding response regulator transcription factor, giving the protein MVKKIIIADDHPVVRTGTKLILQSNDKELTIDQVSNYTHLINQLHKNEYDLVLLDINMPGSINRMMITEIKDIQKDIKIMVYTAYDQDIAMQYISNGADGYLNKNSSEKDIINSIKHIFEYGYFYPSEIVKRLAENPNPIEKLSKREGQIFKLIAEGYGNLEIMNQLKLQSSTVSTHKKRIFEKLEVDNISDLIKIYEKLH; this is encoded by the coding sequence ATGGTTAAAAAAATAATAATTGCCGATGATCATCCCGTTGTAAGAACGGGTACAAAACTAATTCTACAGTCGAATGATAAAGAGCTGACGATAGATCAGGTTTCCAATTATACTCATCTTATCAATCAGCTTCATAAAAATGAATATGATTTGGTTTTGTTGGATATTAATATGCCCGGAAGCATCAACAGAATGATGATTACCGAGATAAAAGACATTCAAAAAGATATCAAAATTATGGTGTATACCGCCTACGATCAGGATATTGCCATGCAGTATATTTCAAATGGTGCGGACGGCTATCTTAATAAAAACTCCTCAGAAAAAGACATCATTAATTCCATAAAGCATATTTTTGAATATGGATATTTTTATCCTTCAGAGATTGTAAAAAGACTCGCGGAGAACCCCAATCCTATTGAAAAATTATCCAAAAGAGAAGGGCAGATTTTTAAGCTGATCGCAGAAGGATACGGAAATCTCGAAATTATGAATCAACTGAAACTTCAATCTTCAACGGTAAGCACCCATAAAAAAAGAATTTTTGAAAAGCTGGAGGTCGATAATATTTCTGATTTGATCAAAATATATGAGAAATTGCATTGA
- a CDS encoding IS5 family transposase: MLGKIREDLQQNLFKTRLTELINMEHPVVKLAGEISWDKMESEFEKLFSENGRPSIAIRKIAGMLLLKEMFKESDESVIERWIENAYWQYFTGETFFQTEQPFDPSNFVHFRKRIGDKGLEFLLGQSVSLHPKAKTEDEVQVDTTVQEKNITFPTDAKLAKKVIDNCRKIAEKESVVQRQSYRRVSKQLLRDAFFGHHPRRQKKAKMARKKLRTIGKRVLRELERKLPKDVLKGYEDVFKIYLKALTQERTTKDKIYSLHEPQVACIAKGKSGKAYEFGTKVAVVRGRKTGIISSVKRFSGNPHDSKTLEESLAQSERVRKSVGGTRPTKATTDRGFKGIKEVEGTAILLPAKKEKTKYGQQVARLRFRARAAIEPCISHLKRNHSLGLNFLKGVAGDINNALLAGIGYNLKMRLNQIKQQILLWLELVLRIFLGKYNFQSQKTAF; this comes from the coding sequence ATGTTAGGCAAAATAAGAGAGGATTTACAGCAGAATTTATTCAAGACCAGGCTTACGGAGCTTATTAATATGGAGCATCCGGTGGTAAAATTAGCTGGGGAGATTTCCTGGGATAAAATGGAGTCAGAGTTTGAGAAATTATTTTCAGAAAACGGAAGACCTTCTATTGCTATCCGTAAAATAGCAGGAATGCTTTTGCTCAAGGAAATGTTTAAAGAAAGTGATGAAAGTGTAATAGAGAGATGGATTGAGAATGCGTATTGGCAATATTTTACCGGAGAAACCTTTTTCCAGACAGAGCAGCCTTTCGATCCGAGCAATTTTGTACACTTCAGAAAAAGAATTGGAGATAAGGGTTTGGAATTTCTTTTGGGACAAAGCGTTTCTCTCCATCCCAAAGCCAAAACAGAAGATGAAGTTCAGGTAGATACGACGGTTCAGGAGAAGAACATTACCTTTCCTACCGATGCCAAATTAGCAAAAAAAGTAATCGACAATTGTAGAAAAATAGCAGAAAAAGAGAGCGTTGTACAAAGACAAAGCTACAGAAGAGTGAGCAAACAATTATTGCGGGACGCTTTTTTTGGACATCATCCCAGAAGACAGAAGAAGGCAAAAATGGCGAGGAAAAAGCTCAGGACGATTGGTAAAAGAGTTCTTCGGGAATTGGAAAGAAAACTTCCTAAAGATGTTTTGAAAGGCTACGAAGACGTTTTTAAAATTTACCTTAAAGCACTCACCCAAGAACGTACCACGAAAGATAAAATTTACAGTCTTCACGAGCCACAAGTTGCGTGTATTGCGAAAGGAAAATCGGGAAAAGCATACGAGTTTGGGACAAAAGTAGCAGTAGTAAGAGGTCGGAAAACAGGGATCATCAGCTCGGTAAAGAGATTTTCTGGCAATCCTCACGATAGTAAAACTCTTGAAGAATCATTGGCACAGAGTGAGAGGGTAAGAAAATCCGTTGGCGGAACAAGACCTACGAAAGCCACTACAGACAGAGGATTTAAAGGAATCAAAGAAGTGGAAGGAACAGCAATTTTGCTTCCCGCAAAAAAAGAAAAAACAAAATATGGGCAACAAGTAGCCAGATTAAGATTCCGGGCAAGAGCAGCCATAGAACCTTGTATCTCTCATTTAAAAAGAAACCACTCCTTAGGATTAAACTTCCTGAAAGGAGTGGCTGGAGATATTAATAATGCATTATTAGCAGGGATTGGATACAATTTGAAGATGAGATTGAATCAAATCAAACAACAAATTCTTCTTTGGCTCGAACTTGTTCTCCGAATCTTTTTAGGCAAATATAATTTTCAAAGTCAAAAAACAGCTTTTTAA